From the Phyllopteryx taeniolatus isolate TA_2022b chromosome 16, UOR_Ptae_1.2, whole genome shotgun sequence genome, one window contains:
- the pctp gene encoding phosphatidylcholine transfer protein, with product MPRMTKIRGGRLDRSAAAAMASLRFSDEEFEAAWKELDEPRLDGGWQLLTETMGVKIYRLLEQETGLYEYKVSGSLDSCKAELCADVYMDLAYRKHWDSYVKELAEKEIDGQSAIYWEVKYPFPLSARDYVYVRERRVLDVDGRKIWVILARSSPETPYPEKNGVLRVKDYKQTVAMETDGRNGTNVFMNYFDNPGGMIPTWLVNWAAKSGVPGFLADMRKACADYPLYCRKQ from the exons atgccccGTATGACCAAAATCCGGGGCGGCCGCCTTGACCGCAGTGCTGCCGCGGCCATGGCGTCGCTGCGGTTCTCGGACGAAGAGTTCGAAGCCGCctggaaggagctggacgagCCGCGGCTGGACGGAGGGTGGCAACTCTTGACCGAGACCATGGGGGTCAAAATCTACAGACTTCTCGAGCAG gaaACGGGCCTTTATGAGTACAAAGTGTCGGGCTCGTTGGACAGCTGCAAGGCTGAGCTGTGCGCCGACGTCTACATGGACCTGGCGTACCGCAAACACTGGGACTCCTACGTCAAAG AGCTCGCCGAGAAGGAGATCGACGGGCAGTCGGCCATCTACTGGGAAGTCAAGTACCCTTTCCCTCTGTCCGCCAGAGAC TATGTGTACGTCAGGGAGCGTCGCGTCCTGGACGTGGACGGCAGGAAGATCTGGGTCATCCTGGCCAGAAGCTCGCCCGAGACGCCGTATCCCGAGAAGAACGGCGTGCTGAGAGTCAAAGACTACAAGCAGACGGTCGCCATGGAGACCGACGGCCGCAATGGAACGAACG TTTTCATGAACTACTTTGACAATCCTGGCGGGATGATTCCCACCTGGCTGGTCAACTGGGCAGCCAAG AGCGGCGTTCCTGGCTTCCTGGCGGACATGCGGAAGGCCTGCGCCGACTATCCGCTCTACTGTCGGAAGCAATGA
- the nog1 gene encoding noggin-1 yields the protein MDPNVAACVCALLLASVGLLAQRAGCQHYYLLRPIPSDTLPLVDLREDPDPALDPRERDLNETELRGLLGDFDGRFLALSPTPTPTPPPSGDDDEPREDAEPLQKSGGAVLKEIRALDSDVQLQGRRHIKPISKKLKRRLQQWLRAYSFCPVRYSWSDLGARFWPRYVRAGSCPAERSCSLPEGMLCQPAASAHLTVLRWRCAHRKAGLKCAWIPVRYPVITDCKCACAT from the coding sequence ATGGATCCGAACGTGgcggcgtgcgtgtgcgcgctgCTGCTGGCGTCCGTCGGGCTGCTGGCGCAGCGGGCCGGCTGCCAGCACTACTACCTCCTGCGGCCCATCCCCAGCGACACCCTGCCTCTCGTGGACTTAAGGGAGGACCCGGACCCCGCGCTGGACCCCCGGGAGCGGGACCTGAACGAGACGGAGCTGCGCGGCCTGCTGGGGGACTTCGACGGCCGCTTTCTGGCTCTGTCGCCGACGCCGACGCCGACGCCGCCGCCGAGCGGCGACGACGACGAGCCGCGCGAGGACGCCGAGCCGCTGCAGAAGTCCGGCGGCGCGGTGCTCAAGGAGATCCGAGCGCTGGACTCGGACGTGCAGCTGCAGGGGAGGAGACACATCAAGCCCATCAGCAAGAAGCTGAAACGGCGCTTGCAGCAGTGGCTGCGGGCGTACTCCTTCTGCCCGGTCCGGTACTCCTGGAGCGACCTGGGCGCGCGCTTCTGGCCGCGGTACGTGCGCGCCGGCAGCTGCCCGGCCGAGCGCTCCTGCTCGCTCCCGGAGGGCATGCTGTGCCAACCCGCCGCGTCCGCGCACCTCACCGTGCTCAGGTGGAGGTGCGCGCACCGGAAGGCGGGACTCAAGTGCGCGTGGATCCCCGTGCGCTACCCCGTCATCACGGACTGCAAATGCGCGTGCGCCACATAA